TGGATGGCCACGGCGCCGTTGCCGCGCAGCCAGGACTCGATGTAGCGGATGCCCACCTCGATGTTGTTCCGGATGCCGGTCTCGGTGATGGTGCCCACAGTGGAGGCGACGTCGATCAGCGCGCGGTCGTCGGGGGTGACGTCCTCGCGTGAGCGGTCCAGTTGGTTCGGACGGTCGCCGAGTACGCCGTCGAACACTTCGCGGCACACCGGAACCAGGTCCGGGTGCGCAACCCACGAACCGTCGAAACCGTCGCCGGCTTCGCGGGTCTTGTCCGCGCGGACCTTCTCGAACGCTGCCGTATTGGCTGCCTCGTCCTTGCGGTTGGGAACGGCCGCGGCCATGCCGCCGATCGCCATGGCGCCGCGGCGGTGGCAGGCCCGGACGAGTTGCTCGGTGTAGGAGCGCATGAACGGCTGGGTCATGGAGACCTGGGAGCGGTCCGGGAGTACGAAGCGGGGGCCGCGGGTGCGGAAGTTCTTGATGACGGAGAAGATGTAGTCCCAGCGGCCGGCGTTCAGGCCCGAGGCGTGATCACGCAGCTCGTAGAGGATCTCCTCCATTTCGAACGCGGCGGTGATGGTCTCGATCAGCACCGTGGCACGGATGGTGCCCTGCGGGATGCCGAGCAGATCCTGGGCCAGGATGAAGATGTCGTTCCAGAGGCGGGCTTCGAGGTGGTTCTCGATCTTGGGCAGGTAGAAGTACGGGCCCTTGCCCTGTGCCAGCAGGCGGCGGGCGTTGTGGAAGAAGAACAAACCGAAATCGACCACGCCACCGGCAACGGGCTTCCCGTCGATGAGCATGTGCTTCTCCGGCAGGTGCCAGCCGCGGGGCCGTACCACGATCGTGGGCAGGTCCTCGGCGGCACGGAGCTTGTACTCCTTGCCCTCCGGGGAGGTGAAGTCGATCCGGCGTTCCAGGGCGTCCGTGAGGTTCAGCTGGCCCTGGATGACGTTGCGCCAGGTGGGGGTAGAGGAGTCTTCCATGTCGGCCAGCCACACCTTGGCGCCGGAGTTGAGCGCGTTGATGGTCATCTTCCGGTCAACCGGCCCCGTGATCTCGACGCGGCGGTCTTCCAGGCCCGGGGCCGGGGGAGCGACCCGCCAGTTCGGATCATTCCGGATGTCCGCGGTCTCCGGGAGGAACCGCGGGTCCTGGCCGCTGGAAATCTGCCCGCGGCGGGTGTGCCGCGCCTGCATGAGCTCCTGGCGGCGCTCCGCCGTCGCGCGGTGCAGGGTTGCCACAAAGTCGAGGGCATCCGGGGTAAGAACCTCGTTCTGCCGGTGGATGGGCTGGGCGGTCAGCGTGATGCCGTTGATCGTGTAATTGTCGGTGAAACTGTTCATTTCAATCTCTCCTCGGAGAAGCAAATGTTCGACGGCGGGCCTGTTTAGCTGGGGGTTCGATACGGTGCCGGGTCCGTGGCTGGGTTGCGGGGCCGACCAAGGCAATCCTCCGCGTGCTATTCCCCATCCCCGCCCGAAAAGGCCTCGCAAAGCTCGGCCGGGGCGGGGACAGGGCCCCTTTTACGCACGCTTCCGGATCACCTTGCCCGGCTGCCGGAAAGGCGCCTTACGCTCGAGGCCGGAGGGCCGGTATTGCGGCAGCCTGCGTAAAAGGGGCCCTGCGTCCCGGTCCGTCCTCGCTCAGCGAGGTCGAAACCGGGACGTGGGGAATAGCAGGCAGAGCATTGCCGGTCCGTAGGCCGGTGGCGAGCTGCGCCCCTGGTGACCAAGGAAAGGACAGTGGCGAGCCGGGCTAGCTCGGGACGGATGCCGCCCCCGTCGAACGGGAAGTTTTAGTGGAACTGGCCTTCTTCGGTGGATCCCACCAGGGCCAGGGTGGATGCGTTCGGGTTGAGCGCAGTTGCGATGTCGTCGAAGTAGCCGGTGCCGACTTCGCGCTGGTGCTTGGTTGCGGTGTAGCCGCGGGACTCGGAGGCGAATTCCTTTTCCTGGA
This genomic interval from Arthrobacter sp. FW306-2-2C-D06B contains the following:
- the aceB gene encoding malate synthase A: MNSFTDNYTINGITLTAQPIHRQNEVLTPDALDFVATLHRATAERRQELMQARHTRRGQISSGQDPRFLPETADIRNDPNWRVAPPAPGLEDRRVEITGPVDRKMTINALNSGAKVWLADMEDSSTPTWRNVIQGQLNLTDALERRIDFTSPEGKEYKLRAAEDLPTIVVRPRGWHLPEKHMLIDGKPVAGGVVDFGLFFFHNARRLLAQGKGPYFYLPKIENHLEARLWNDIFILAQDLLGIPQGTIRATVLIETITAAFEMEEILYELRDHASGLNAGRWDYIFSVIKNFRTRGPRFVLPDRSQVSMTQPFMRSYTEQLVRACHRRGAMAIGGMAAAVPNRKDEAANTAAFEKVRADKTREAGDGFDGSWVAHPDLVPVCREVFDGVLGDRPNQLDRSREDVTPDDRALIDVASTVGTITETGIRNNIEVGIRYIESWLRGNGAVAIHNLMEDAATAEISRSQLWQWIYSHAITDTGEVITREWINDLLDEEFARLERFDDDRFNDARSIFEEVTLAEEFPTFLTIPAYARYLTEAREEATKEELVAA